One window of Thermacetogenium phaeum DSM 12270 genomic DNA carries:
- a CDS encoding molybdopterin molybdotransferase MoeA, whose protein sequence is MKINVSLEEAQELVLSMVNPVGETVVSLPAALGRVISRDLIAPFSEPSFDKSAFDGYAVRAGDTRSASSASPVVLQVIEEVSAGSVPVKKVVPGCAIRIMTGAPLPEGADAVVPFEDVEEALGSIVIRRPLAAGSGVIPTGNDVLEGEVIARRGRRVNALLIGVLASLGITRVPVYDQVRVAIINTGSELLDPSEKRQLGKIYVSNRYLLEARCREVGAEPVYLEGVPDEKGAIAGSLKKALEKADLVITTGGTSAGRYDVIKEALSIIGAQILFSRVAIKPGKSVIASHKDEKIILSLAGNPTAAMVTFDLVAVPAIKRMSGLEDPLLPVVTGILAGGFPSTSPRRRLLMARWKRQNGLGLIELAGKQGNVLKSSIDCNLLVDVPAGSPPLAAGQSVAAFVVGNLNDSLSEDE, encoded by the coding sequence TTGAAGATTAATGTTTCTCTGGAAGAAGCTCAGGAACTGGTTTTGAGCATGGTCAACCCTGTGGGCGAAACCGTCGTCTCCCTGCCCGCTGCTTTGGGGCGCGTCATCAGCCGGGATCTCATAGCCCCTTTTAGCGAACCTTCCTTTGATAAGTCAGCATTTGACGGTTATGCGGTCCGGGCCGGGGACACTAGATCGGCGTCTTCTGCCTCCCCGGTGGTTTTGCAGGTCATCGAGGAAGTCTCTGCAGGAAGTGTGCCTGTGAAAAAGGTTGTCCCCGGATGTGCGATAAGGATTATGACGGGGGCACCCCTTCCTGAAGGGGCGGATGCGGTGGTGCCCTTTGAAGATGTTGAGGAAGCTTTGGGTTCGATCGTAATAAGACGGCCTCTGGCTGCGGGGAGCGGGGTTATCCCAACGGGCAATGATGTGCTGGAAGGTGAAGTCATTGCCCGCCGCGGAAGGCGGGTTAATGCGCTGTTGATAGGTGTCCTGGCTTCTCTCGGCATTACCAGGGTGCCGGTCTATGATCAGGTGAGAGTGGCGATCATCAATACCGGAAGCGAGCTTCTCGATCCGTCCGAAAAGCGGCAGTTGGGCAAGATTTATGTCAGCAATCGCTATCTCCTTGAAGCTCGGTGCAGGGAGGTGGGGGCGGAACCGGTATACCTGGAGGGGGTTCCGGACGAAAAAGGAGCCATAGCCGGTTCTTTGAAGAAGGCGCTGGAAAAGGCCGATCTGGTAATCACCACCGGGGGAACATCGGCCGGCCGTTATGACGTCATTAAGGAGGCTTTATCAATAATCGGAGCCCAGATCCTTTTCTCGAGGGTTGCCATAAAACCCGGCAAATCGGTCATCGCCTCCCATAAAGACGAGAAGATAATCCTCTCGCTTGCGGGCAATCCGACCGCTGCCATGGTAACGTTTGATTTAGTAGCTGTTCCGGCAATAAAAAGGATGTCCGGTCTGGAAGACCCCTTGCTGCCGGTGGTTACCGGGATCCTGGCCGGCGGCTTCCCCAGCACCAGCCCCCGGCGGCGGCTGTTGATGGCCAGGTGGAAGAGGCAGAACGGGCTTGGCCTGATAGAGCTTGCAGGAAAGCAAGGCAATGTCTTAAAGTCCTCGATAGACTGTAACCTCTTAGTCGATGTGCCTGCAGGCAGCCCACCGCTGGCTGCAGGACAGTCGGTTGCTGCGTTTGTGGTTGGAAATCTCAATGATTCCCTATCGGAGGACGAATGA
- a CDS encoding GntR family transcriptional regulator: MVQEDMIIDKHSVIPIYYQLFKYFEKRIRSGDFKPGDALPTEMEIAERFGISRMTVRRAIAELANLGMVYTQKGKGTFVARPKLDNVVFNLDNFYDEVRQKGLECRTKLLEARIIKADPLTAKRLQIDVNTRCLFFRFVITADEEPLAYETKYTIYAKQKPILESELKDSSLSRLAAVHSDSTPVSSKKVLMASQTTEEESEILGVACNTPVILVVQTVYDQNKKPIAWGKTLYRGDRYKLTIYDGWLSGDE, encoded by the coding sequence ATGGTTCAAGAAGACATGATAATTGATAAGCATTCGGTAATCCCAATTTACTATCAGTTATTTAAATACTTTGAGAAGCGGATCCGCAGCGGCGACTTCAAGCCTGGAGATGCCCTCCCAACGGAGATGGAGATAGCCGAGCGTTTCGGAATCAGCCGCATGACCGTGCGCAGGGCTATCGCGGAGCTGGCCAATCTGGGCATGGTCTACACCCAGAAGGGAAAGGGAACCTTTGTTGCCAGGCCGAAGCTGGACAACGTCGTCTTCAACCTGGACAACTTTTACGATGAGGTCAGGCAGAAAGGGCTGGAGTGCCGGACCAAGCTCCTGGAGGCGAGGATAATCAAAGCGGACCCGTTGACGGCCAAGAGGCTGCAGATAGATGTCAACACCAGGTGCCTCTTCTTCCGCTTTGTGATCACGGCGGATGAAGAGCCGCTGGCATACGAAACCAAGTACACCATCTACGCAAAGCAAAAGCCCATCCTGGAATCGGAATTAAAGGATTCATCTCTCTCCCGGCTGGCTGCCGTTCACAGCGACAGCACGCCAGTCAGTTCCAAAAAGGTTTTGATGGCATCCCAAACGACCGAGGAGGAATCGGAGATCCTGGGTGTTGCCTGCAATACCCCCGTCATTTTGGTGGTGCAAACCGTCTATGATCAGAACAAAAAGCCCATAGCCTGGGGGAAGACGCTCTACAGAGGAGACCGGTACAAGCTGACCATCTATGATGGTTGGTTGAGTGGGGATGAGTAA
- a CDS encoding cobalamin B12-binding domain-containing protein produces the protein MHNLAIDKDELVMAMANLEEERVLDLVRREIEAGKSAFSIVEQCRRGVEVVGKRYSEGSYYLSDLIMSEAILKEVMEMIEPYFPQNTMETNGIKVVMGTIEGDIHDLGKNIVIYLLKSIGFQVYDLGVDVKPEKFIHALKETGASILGVCVLLTFCIGYVRKLVDLLEECGLRDKVTVVLGGYPVDALVKEYTGVDYYANDAVKAMEIFRGFIPEEKKESWPFRA, from the coding sequence GTGCATAATTTGGCGATCGACAAGGATGAGCTGGTGATGGCCATGGCCAACCTCGAAGAGGAAAGGGTCCTCGATCTGGTGCGAAGGGAGATCGAGGCCGGTAAGAGCGCTTTCTCCATAGTCGAACAGTGCAGGCGAGGGGTGGAGGTCGTCGGCAAGAGGTACAGTGAGGGCTCCTATTATCTCTCCGATTTGATTATGTCGGAGGCCATCTTAAAAGAGGTCATGGAGATGATCGAGCCCTACTTCCCCCAAAACACCATGGAAACAAACGGCATCAAGGTTGTTATGGGTACAATCGAGGGGGATATTCATGACCTGGGGAAGAACATCGTCATTTATCTTCTCAAGTCGATAGGCTTTCAGGTTTACGATCTCGGCGTGGACGTTAAGCCGGAAAAATTCATCCACGCCTTGAAAGAAACGGGTGCCTCCATCCTGGGCGTTTGCGTTCTGCTGACCTTCTGCATCGGCTACGTCAGGAAGCTGGTCGACCTTCTGGAGGAGTGCGGGCTGAGGGACAAGGTCACCGTTGTTCTGGGAGGCTACCCCGTAGATGCCCTGGTGAAGGAGTACACCGGTGTTGACTACTACGCCAACGACGCTGTGAAAGCGATGGAGATTTTTCGGGGCTTTATACCCGAAGAGAAAAAGGAAAGTTGGCCGTTTAGGGCTTGA
- a CDS encoding methyltetrahydrofolate cobalamin methyltransferase — translation MKLLLIIGEKLNSTIPKVREAICNKDKEYIQELARKQVEAGADYLDVNTAMENEVEDMQWVVECIQEVVDAPLCIDSTNPAAVKRGLEVCKTRPMINSITMERDRLEGILPLAVEYKCPLIALTSDEKGIPKTVDERMRITEQLVEVLVKNNYNLEDLYVDPLVLPLAVNSSNASIFFQSLTGIKEKFHLKTVSGLSNVSHSLPLRRLINRYFLVICMSCGMDAAILDPLDKKIMTAVTAADLLLDKDRFARKYLQAYRAGALED, via the coding sequence TTGAAACTCTTGTTAATCATCGGGGAGAAGCTCAACAGCACGATTCCTAAAGTGCGGGAGGCCATTTGCAACAAGGATAAGGAGTACATCCAGGAGCTCGCCCGGAAGCAGGTGGAGGCTGGCGCCGACTACCTGGACGTAAACACCGCAATGGAGAATGAAGTGGAGGACATGCAGTGGGTTGTGGAGTGCATCCAGGAGGTTGTGGACGCACCGCTGTGCATCGACAGCACGAATCCGGCTGCCGTCAAAAGGGGGCTGGAGGTGTGCAAGACCCGGCCGATGATCAACTCCATCACCATGGAGAGGGACCGCCTGGAGGGCATTCTGCCGCTGGCAGTGGAATACAAATGCCCTCTGATAGCTTTAACCTCCGACGAAAAGGGCATACCCAAAACTGTTGACGAAAGGATGCGGATCACGGAACAGCTGGTAGAGGTGCTCGTGAAAAACAATTACAACCTGGAAGACCTCTACGTCGACCCGCTGGTGCTGCCGCTTGCCGTCAACAGCAGCAACGCTTCCATCTTTTTTCAGAGCCTGACCGGGATCAAAGAAAAATTCCACCTGAAAACAGTTTCCGGCCTCAGCAACGTCTCCCATTCCCTCCCGCTGAGGCGGCTCATCAACAGGTACTTTCTGGTGATCTGCATGAGCTGCGGCATGGACGCCGCCATTCTGGATCCCCTCGACAAGAAAATCATGACGGCGGTTACGGCGGCCGACCTGCTGCTGGATAAGGACCGCTTTGCCCGGAAGTATCTCCAGGCGTACCGGGCGGGAGCGCTGGAGGATTAA
- a CDS encoding copper amine oxidase N-terminal domain-containing protein — translation MKRKVISVTLSLILVLSLCLTGAAAAPPDGGKAYGNVNKELDVDLLEEMDEDELEVTLRDAGPETRRPLSALEEEHPAPDIAGNPDEEGGPEPEQRGLEKAVAQAIYLDEAIKETVGGKVYGTNFAALVRQIEGTGEKNAARLSAVVRKLYHFTWRYQEILAEKEKAAEALVLLTDELVRLTYRYEMNNRVRLNIYQDAARIYSLMGCYRRAAGALELAAETAPDSEEVYKHLKHLYREKWEKKIRVYVRGKRPDFGGVEPVIRNGRTLVPVRGLAEALGGNVEWNGKNKQVTIVNGDVNITLTIGSLNATVNGRNVKLDVPAVIEKGRTLVPLRFVMENMGAKVDYDHESGLIVVL, via the coding sequence TTGAAAAGAAAGGTCATTTCCGTAACGCTATCCCTGATTCTGGTGCTTTCCCTGTGCCTCACCGGGGCGGCCGCTGCCCCACCGGACGGAGGGAAGGCCTACGGGAACGTCAATAAGGAACTGGACGTCGACCTGCTGGAGGAAATGGACGAGGATGAACTGGAAGTCACCCTGAGAGACGCCGGTCCGGAAACCAGGCGCCCCCTGTCCGCTCTGGAAGAAGAGCACCCGGCGCCGGATATAGCCGGCAACCCCGATGAAGAGGGCGGGCCGGAGCCGGAGCAGAGGGGCCTGGAAAAGGCCGTCGCCCAGGCGATTTATCTGGATGAGGCCATAAAGGAAACCGTCGGGGGGAAGGTTTACGGGACGAACTTCGCCGCCCTGGTGCGGCAGATAGAAGGTACCGGAGAGAAAAACGCCGCCCGGCTTTCCGCCGTGGTGAGGAAGCTCTATCACTTCACCTGGAGGTACCAAGAGATCCTCGCCGAAAAAGAGAAGGCCGCAGAGGCCCTGGTGCTCCTCACCGACGAACTGGTGCGCCTGACCTACCGGTACGAGATGAACAACCGGGTGCGGCTGAACATCTACCAGGACGCCGCCCGGATCTACTCCCTCATGGGCTGCTACCGGAGGGCTGCCGGGGCGCTGGAACTGGCAGCCGAGACTGCTCCGGACAGCGAGGAGGTCTACAAGCACCTGAAGCACCTCTACAGGGAAAAGTGGGAGAAGAAGATCAGGGTCTACGTGCGCGGGAAGCGTCCCGACTTCGGCGGTGTCGAGCCGGTGATCAGAAATGGCCGGACGCTGGTACCCGTGCGGGGGCTCGCCGAGGCCCTGGGTGGTAACGTCGAGTGGAACGGGAAAAACAAACAGGTGACCATCGTCAACGGGGACGTCAACATCACCCTCACCATCGGCAGCCTCAACGCCACAGTCAACGGCAGAAACGTCAAACTGGACGTGCCCGCCGTCATCGAGAAGGGCCGCACACTGGTGCCCCTGCGCTTCGTCATGGAGAACATGGGAGCGAAGGTTGACTACGATCACGAGAGCGGGCTGATCGTGGTGCTGTGA
- a CDS encoding sensor histidine kinase → MSRSIFQKLLFTYLTIVVLIVGVLAVMLTRFFNDFIFRQEQQQLLAAGREAAAGVLSCSAGRITRGELNQMVDALGAATGARLFIYQGDSARKLLSAEGGRGVKEAPLLADAKRILAGETVIRKKHFSPGLNTYVVFVGMPVKSGGEVSGMVLLFSPIDQVNRTLFRVYGIIWGAALFALLAGGAVIYLTSRRLSRPVVEITEAAAALAQGDFDKEIRASGDDEIGQLAASFDFMRKRLRDLERSRQEFIATISHELRTPLTSIRGFIQAILDGIIPPEEQKKYLRLAGAESERLTRLVSDLLELARLRAGSIRLRRSPVDLLEVAGEAAAEFRLLAGRRKIAVEPHPGSGRVMVSGDRDRLRQILLNLLSNAVKYTGEDGEILVIISRQGGQVVLTVRDNGTGIPQEELQRIFEKFQRGSRAGDASAGGSGLGLAIVKELAELHGGRVSAWSEPGRGTEISVELPGIET, encoded by the coding sequence TTGTCCAGGAGCATCTTTCAGAAGCTGCTCTTTACCTATCTCACCATCGTCGTCCTGATCGTCGGGGTGCTGGCGGTCATGCTTACCCGCTTCTTCAACGACTTCATCTTCCGGCAAGAGCAGCAGCAGCTCCTGGCCGCCGGGAGGGAGGCGGCAGCCGGGGTTCTCTCCTGCAGCGCCGGCCGGATCACCCGCGGCGAACTCAACCAGATGGTGGATGCCCTCGGCGCCGCCACCGGAGCGCGCCTTTTTATTTACCAGGGCGACAGCGCCCGGAAGCTTCTCAGCGCCGAAGGGGGAAGGGGGGTCAAGGAAGCCCCTCTTTTGGCCGACGCCAAGAGGATCCTGGCAGGGGAGACGGTAATCAGAAAGAAGCACTTCTCTCCCGGCCTCAACACCTACGTGGTGTTCGTGGGAATGCCGGTGAAGAGCGGAGGCGAGGTGTCCGGGATGGTGCTCCTCTTCTCCCCCATCGATCAGGTCAACAGGACGCTCTTCCGGGTTTACGGCATCATCTGGGGCGCCGCCCTCTTCGCCCTGCTGGCGGGGGGAGCGGTGATCTATCTGACCTCCCGCCGCCTCTCCAGACCGGTAGTGGAGATCACGGAGGCGGCCGCAGCTCTGGCGCAGGGGGACTTCGACAAGGAAATCCGGGCATCGGGGGATGACGAGATCGGGCAGCTTGCCGCCTCCTTCGACTTCATGAGAAAGAGGCTCCGGGATCTGGAGCGGTCGCGCCAGGAGTTTATCGCCACCATCTCCCACGAGCTGCGCACCCCCCTCACCTCCATCAGGGGCTTCATCCAGGCCATCCTGGACGGGATCATCCCCCCGGAGGAACAGAAGAAGTACCTGCGGCTGGCCGGGGCGGAGAGCGAGCGGCTCACCAGGCTCGTCAGCGACCTGCTGGAACTGGCCAGGCTCCGGGCGGGAAGCATCCGCCTGCGGCGCTCCCCGGTGGACCTCCTGGAGGTGGCCGGGGAGGCCGCGGCGGAGTTTCGGCTCCTGGCCGGAAGGAGGAAGATCGCGGTCGAACCCCATCCAGGCTCCGGTCGGGTAATGGTGTCGGGGGACCGCGACCGCCTCCGCCAGATACTCCTCAACCTGCTCAGCAACGCCGTGAAGTACACCGGCGAAGATGGGGAGATCCTGGTCATCATCAGCCGCCAGGGGGGCCAGGTGGTGCTCACCGTGCGGGACAACGGAACCGGCATCCCCCAGGAGGAACTTCAGCGCATTTTCGAAAAGTTCCAGCGCGGGTCGAGAGCCGGGGACGCTTCCGCAGGGGGCAGCGGCCTCGGCCTGGCCATCGTCAAAGAGCTGGCGGAGCTGCACGGGGGAAGAGTCTCTGCCTGGAGCGAACCGGGACGGGGGACGGAAATCTCCGTCGAGCTGCCCGGGATTGAGACTTAA
- a CDS encoding response regulator transcription factor: MERKEKILIVDDDRNICALLELYLRREGYSLFFAHDGSAALEAFRKGKPDLVILDLMLPVISGWEVCRLIRQESDVPIIMLTARDASEDKIAGLDLGADDYVVKPFDPGEVAARVRARLRKVSGDGSAGSVFTAGNLRLNSRSYEVTCGGKQVVLTPKEFQLLEFMIRNKNIVLSRDRILEEVWGYDYPGTTRTVDMHVKKLREKLKPPAGWRIRTIYGIGYKFEA; encoded by the coding sequence ATGGAAAGAAAGGAAAAGATCCTCATCGTTGACGACGACCGGAATATCTGCGCCCTTTTGGAGCTCTACCTGCGCCGGGAGGGGTACAGCCTCTTCTTTGCCCACGACGGGAGCGCCGCCCTGGAGGCCTTTCGGAAGGGCAAACCTGATCTGGTCATCCTCGACCTCATGCTGCCGGTGATCAGCGGCTGGGAGGTCTGCCGCCTGATCAGGCAGGAGAGCGACGTGCCCATCATCATGCTCACCGCCAGGGACGCCAGTGAGGACAAGATCGCCGGCCTCGACCTGGGAGCGGACGACTACGTGGTCAAGCCCTTCGACCCCGGGGAGGTGGCCGCCCGGGTGCGGGCACGCCTGAGGAAAGTGAGCGGCGACGGCTCTGCGGGAAGCGTTTTCACCGCCGGGAACCTGCGCCTCAACAGCAGGAGCTATGAAGTGACCTGCGGCGGGAAGCAGGTGGTGCTGACGCCGAAGGAGTTCCAGCTGCTGGAGTTCATGATCCGCAATAAAAATATCGTCCTCTCCAGGGACAGGATCCTGGAAGAGGTCTGGGGGTACGACTACCCCGGGACGACCCGCACCGTGGACATGCACGTGAAAAAGCTGCGGGAAAAGCTGAAGCCCCCTGCCGGTTGGCGGATCCGGACGATCTACGGCATCGGCTACAAGTTCGAGGCTTAA
- a CDS encoding tetraprenyl-beta-curcumene synthase family protein codes for MASDRHRRSSLAEEAKKIALLTRFVTRVFPGVERELGRWRRFLDRAGDEELRSQGLASIEKKKFHCLGGAVYALMEGAHRDTLRFIVAFQTISDYLDNLCDRTGCLEAAAFRRLHRAFTDALEPEGGTSGYYDLFPFKDDGGYLDALVAECRRVLRRLPSYPVVKDAALRLASLYCDLQTYKHTHAALREKYLEEWFAAHRDGCGDLDWWEFAAATGSTLGIFALVAAAGREGLDPAAAGEIAAGYFPWICGLHILLDYLIDQEEDRREGDLNFVFYYPDAERGVQRLSFFLRNALERASGLPDPLFHVTVVRGLPAFYLSDPKVRDQGLEEAAYRILEAGGEEALRLYRACCGLRRQGKI; via the coding sequence ATGGCGAGCGATCGGCACCGCCGCAGCAGCCTGGCGGAGGAGGCGAAGAAGATCGCCCTGCTTACCCGTTTCGTCACCCGGGTTTTCCCGGGGGTGGAAAGGGAATTGGGGCGCTGGCGCCGCTTTCTCGACCGGGCGGGGGATGAAGAGCTGCGCTCGCAGGGGCTGGCCAGCATCGAAAAGAAGAAGTTTCACTGCCTGGGCGGAGCTGTCTATGCCCTGATGGAGGGGGCGCACAGGGACACCTTAAGATTCATCGTGGCCTTTCAGACCATCAGCGATTACCTGGACAACCTCTGCGACCGCACCGGCTGCCTGGAGGCAGCGGCCTTCCGCAGGTTGCACAGGGCGTTTACGGACGCCCTCGAACCGGAGGGTGGAACCTCCGGCTACTACGACCTCTTTCCCTTCAAGGATGACGGGGGCTATCTGGATGCCCTGGTGGCCGAATGCCGCCGGGTGCTGAGGCGGCTTCCCTCTTACCCCGTCGTCAAGGATGCCGCCCTGCGCCTGGCGTCACTCTACTGCGACCTGCAGACCTACAAGCACACCCACGCCGCGCTGCGGGAGAAGTACCTGGAGGAATGGTTTGCCGCCCACCGGGACGGCTGCGGCGACCTGGACTGGTGGGAGTTTGCGGCGGCTACCGGTTCCACCCTGGGCATCTTCGCTCTGGTGGCCGCTGCCGGCAGGGAGGGTCTCGACCCGGCGGCGGCCGGGGAAATAGCCGCCGGCTACTTTCCCTGGATCTGCGGGCTGCACATCCTGCTGGACTATCTGATTGACCAGGAGGAGGACCGGCGGGAAGGTGACCTCAACTTCGTCTTCTACTACCCGGATGCCGAAAGGGGTGTGCAGCGCCTCTCCTTCTTCCTCCGGAACGCCCTGGAGCGGGCATCCGGGCTCCCCGACCCCCTCTTCCACGTAACGGTGGTGCGGGGGCTTCCGGCCTTTTACCTTTCCGACCCCAAAGTACGGGACCAGGGGCTGGAAGAGGCCGCCTACAGGATCCTGGAGGCGGGAGGGGAGGAGGCCCTGCGGCTGTACCGCGCCTGCTGCGGCCTGCGCCGGCAGGGGAAGATCTAG
- a CDS encoding polyprenyl synthetase family protein translates to MTSLVWQQELNLSPVLQKVERQILEITAGHNKTLGGLAARIIEAGGKRLRPLLVLLSGWKEQQDWEPLVDVAVAAELIHTASLIHDDIIDNAGKRRGLPTINSTRGNQTAVLAGDYLFARAFSLLSGRRTWRALPLMVEAIEAMCEGAIEEMATLFDHTQTEEDYLSRIYKKTASLVAACCGAGAEVGGAPPEVVHARKEFGRNLGLAFQIVDDLLDFSADEQTIGKPAGCDLIQGILTLPVIYLLQNPQCGGSIREIIAGRRCTPADFAYIKKAALETAALKRAYMKAREFQERALACLASFPPGPVRAAFERIAELVTTRKS, encoded by the coding sequence ATGACCTCTCTAGTCTGGCAGCAGGAACTGAATCTCTCCCCCGTTCTTCAAAAAGTGGAGCGCCAAATCCTCGAGATCACCGCCGGGCACAACAAAACCCTGGGCGGGCTGGCAGCCCGGATTATCGAAGCGGGCGGAAAAAGGCTGCGCCCCCTCCTGGTTCTCCTTTCAGGATGGAAGGAGCAGCAGGACTGGGAGCCGCTAGTCGACGTGGCGGTAGCGGCGGAACTGATTCATACGGCATCTTTAATCCACGACGACATCATCGACAACGCCGGAAAAAGGCGCGGTCTCCCCACCATCAACTCCACCAGGGGAAACCAGACCGCCGTCCTCGCCGGGGATTACCTCTTTGCCAGGGCCTTCTCCCTCCTCTCGGGCAGGCGCACCTGGAGGGCGCTTCCGCTGATGGTGGAGGCCATCGAGGCGATGTGCGAAGGGGCAATCGAAGAAATGGCCACCCTCTTCGACCACACCCAGACGGAAGAGGACTACCTCTCCCGCATTTACAAGAAGACCGCCTCCCTGGTAGCAGCCTGCTGCGGGGCGGGAGCAGAGGTCGGCGGGGCTCCGCCGGAGGTGGTGCACGCCCGGAAGGAATTCGGGCGCAACCTCGGCCTGGCCTTTCAGATCGTGGACGACTTACTGGACTTTTCGGCAGACGAACAAACCATCGGCAAACCCGCCGGCTGCGACCTCATCCAGGGCATCCTCACCCTTCCGGTGATCTACCTCCTGCAGAACCCGCAATGCGGGGGGAGCATCAGGGAGATCATCGCCGGGCGCAGGTGCACACCCGCCGACTTCGCCTACATCAAAAAGGCGGCTCTGGAAACCGCCGCCCTCAAGCGCGCCTACATGAAGGCCCGGGAGTTTCAGGAAAGGGCCCTGGCCTGCCTGGCCTCCTTCCCGCCGGGCCCGGTGCGCGCCGCCTTCGAGAGGATCGCCGAACTGGTAACCACCAGGAAGAGCTAG
- a CDS encoding 3'-5' exoribonuclease YhaM family protein: MKTQWVKTLQPGAEVATYFGIFDVSLAKTKSGANFLKLLLGDRTGKVEGRVWDPALAEDLYRSISPGDIVIIHGVVTEFNGLQINLETCTRVKKEEVDLNDFRPVTEKDIPQMLRQFTLELEKVSTPPLKALLKNIFTPDFLDGFGRATAARTIHHAYGGGLLEHTLEVLAYCEQVCRVQGEMIDRDLLLTGACLHDIGKLWEYDQEALTFRRTEAGRLLGGHVILGHDFVRDRIAQIGGLPGRLELHLRHLILSHHGQKEWGAVEEPHTLEAVALHHADLMSARLNQVEQVIKAGRREGHWTGYDRHLGRSIYVPESP, encoded by the coding sequence GTGAAGACGCAGTGGGTGAAGACCCTGCAGCCTGGTGCGGAGGTAGCGACGTATTTCGGCATTTTCGACGTCAGTCTTGCCAAGACCAAGAGCGGCGCCAACTTCTTAAAGCTCCTGCTGGGGGACCGCACCGGCAAGGTGGAGGGGCGCGTCTGGGATCCCGCGCTGGCGGAGGACCTCTACCGCTCCATCAGCCCCGGGGACATCGTCATCATCCACGGCGTCGTCACCGAGTTCAACGGGCTGCAGATCAACCTGGAAACCTGCACCAGGGTGAAGAAGGAAGAGGTGGACCTCAACGACTTCCGCCCGGTCACCGAAAAGGACATCCCCCAGATGCTCCGGCAGTTCACGCTGGAGCTGGAGAAGGTATCAACCCCACCCCTTAAAGCACTGCTCAAAAACATTTTCACCCCCGACTTCCTGGACGGCTTCGGTCGGGCCACCGCCGCCCGCACCATTCATCACGCCTACGGGGGAGGGCTGCTGGAGCACACCCTGGAGGTGCTGGCTTACTGCGAGCAGGTCTGCCGGGTCCAGGGGGAGATGATCGACCGCGACCTTCTGCTCACCGGAGCCTGCCTGCATGACATCGGCAAGCTCTGGGAATACGACCAGGAAGCCCTGACCTTCCGGCGCACCGAGGCCGGCCGCCTGCTGGGCGGGCACGTCATTCTGGGGCACGACTTCGTGCGGGACAGAATCGCCCAGATCGGCGGCCTCCCCGGGAGGCTGGAGCTGCACCTCAGGCACCTGATCCTCTCGCACCACGGGCAGAAGGAGTGGGGGGCGGTGGAGGAGCCCCACACCCTGGAGGCGGTCGCCCTGCACCACGCCGACTTGATGTCCGCCCGCTTAAACCAGGTGGAGCAGGTCATCAAGGCCGGGCGGAGGGAGGGTCACTGGACGGGCTACGACCGCCACCTGGGGCGCAGCATCTACGTTCCGGAGAGCCCGTAA